One Natrinema longum genomic window carries:
- a CDS encoding universal stress protein, translating to MTTRLLVPTDGSDSARAALEHALDIAADRDATVNVLYVADTNEPSLTQLGGDVVDVLEREGDEILSDAAALAEDRGVSATTTVVQGDPRKTIADHATVDEVDLVVMGAHGRRGISEYVLGSVTDYVVNRSEVPVVTVRGADDATRRYPYADVLVPTDGSDHATAAVERAASIATRHGATLHLLSIVDELPETIASGSSQLSEQLEENVQEVLDEAEAIARRAGADPVTTTVSTGSVPREITAYADAEGIDLVVMGTHGHTGLDRHLLGSFSERVIQTSPVPVLTTRRTAERD from the coding sequence ATGACCACTCGACTGCTCGTCCCGACCGACGGGAGCGATTCCGCGAGGGCGGCGCTCGAGCACGCACTGGATATCGCCGCCGATCGGGATGCGACCGTCAACGTGCTCTACGTTGCGGACACGAACGAACCGAGTCTAACGCAACTCGGCGGCGACGTCGTAGACGTCCTCGAGCGTGAAGGCGACGAGATCCTCTCGGATGCCGCCGCACTCGCCGAGGATCGTGGCGTCTCCGCTACCACGACCGTCGTTCAGGGCGATCCGCGAAAAACGATCGCGGACCACGCCACCGTCGACGAAGTCGATCTCGTGGTGATGGGGGCCCACGGGCGACGCGGGATCAGCGAGTACGTCCTCGGAAGCGTCACCGACTACGTCGTGAATCGGAGCGAGGTTCCCGTGGTGACCGTCCGTGGGGCCGACGACGCGACACGGCGCTACCCCTACGCCGACGTGCTCGTTCCGACCGACGGCAGCGACCACGCGACGGCCGCAGTGGAACGGGCCGCGTCGATCGCAACCCGACACGGCGCGACGCTCCACCTGCTATCGATCGTCGACGAACTGCCGGAAACGATCGCCTCGGGGTCGTCCCAACTCTCCGAACAACTCGAGGAGAACGTCCAGGAGGTCCTCGACGAGGCCGAAGCGATCGCGAGACGAGCGGGGGCCGATCCCGTGACGACGACGGTATCGACCGGTTCGGTACCACGAGAGATCACCGCCTACGCCGACGCGGAGGGGATCGACCTCGTCGTGATGGGGACCCACGGTCACACCGGACTCGATCGACACCTGCTCGGCAGTTTTAGCGAGCGCGTGATCCAGACGTCGCCGGTGCCGGTCCTCACCACGAGACGAACGGCCGAACGTGACTGA
- a CDS encoding HalOD1 output domain-containing protein, translating to MTEMSSRSPATEMGDQYSVQYDRLDDEPLSVAVAEAVATFRNEAVTEIEPLHYSINADALERLFEPRANGLRSGGSVTFEYSDCLVTVTAGGEIHIESA from the coding sequence ATGACAGAGATGAGTTCACGATCACCGGCGACCGAAATGGGGGATCAGTATTCCGTGCAATACGATAGACTCGACGACGAACCGCTCAGCGTTGCCGTAGCGGAGGCAGTCGCAACGTTTCGCAACGAAGCCGTCACCGAGATCGAGCCGCTGCATTACTCGATCAACGCCGACGCGCTCGAGCGGCTGTTCGAACCGCGTGCGAACGGTCTCCGCTCGGGCGGTTCCGTCACGTTCGAATACAGCGACTGTCTGGTAACGGTCACTGCCGGCGGCGAAATCCATATCGAATCAGCCTAG
- a CDS encoding PAS domain-containing protein: MARGLEGVETTPVRTLVVGTSDWLRTATAGLADESVTVTGSVSSASELTDERIDTADCVLTDDRDVLAALGETCPIVYAVDPATNESVAQLRADGATDVIATSTIQEPPLVAHRLRQALEYDSMRREDDRRVDWYQALIEQSSDLLVILDEGGEVTYVSPAVERVGGFDSSRMRGAHMLDYVHPDDMQTVADAFEDVCEAERGSTRTVEYTCQHADDTWYVHKAVLTNRLGDGTVDGIVASIRDITTYHRIEQELSKSFERVTDAFYALDADRRFTYVNDRTLELLDIDGSELLGRKVLDVFPEMEGSAFETAAVAAMDDQEPRTVETYFDPYGGWVEARIYPSPSGLSVYWRDVTERVEREQDLTKRTERLQTLVENVPVILFVLDENGTLTLSEGRGLENLGFDSEDVVGKSFFDVLEDYHEACADARTALEGEAVHSRRRISDRVLETWYRPITDGEGDTVDRVIGIANDVTERVQYQEALNALHEATSHLLTVESKDEACEYIVDVATHVLELDSVVYRFDEQNNELEPAAAASALESAIGPPPRLQPNDSITWESFVTGDAVVYDDVRSDGRVYEEGTAARSGLYVPLGEHGVLVALSTTVGEYDDETVELAQLFATAAEAALDRIGRTRRLHDREQELKRQNQHLERLNDANGVRQDLEQLLLLAESRTEIERGIPERLAELEACSLAWIGEPDPSGNRLQSRSHAGFERGYLDAVTVTTVDNSAAEPAGRAARTRTPVYVENVAESVHDGDWRSDALSRNFQSVFAVPLVYDGFLYGVLSIYGEKRDGFDETLRSMLSELGETIAYAIDAVKRKNALVGDNYTEVELEVAADATLCQLAASLERAVTYEGATVRANGSQLVFAAVEGAADGSVAAIDETTLEGISGVSTIAEHEDETLLQIQLTDPFLGSIADSHGARLREFVADESGGRAIVDVPDAVEVRDVLANITRSGPSVSMVARREQRTNDPETIDGPARNTLLETFTDRQREVVQTAYHGGFFEWPRQANGEEIAGSLDISPPAFHKHVRSAERKLFAALFEGTTGEELTD; encoded by the coding sequence ATGGCTCGCGGTCTCGAGGGCGTCGAGACGACCCCGGTTCGTACCCTTGTAGTCGGCACGTCCGACTGGCTCCGGACGGCCACGGCGGGGCTGGCAGACGAGTCGGTCACCGTCACGGGGTCCGTGTCGTCGGCGTCCGAACTCACGGACGAGCGGATCGACACGGCAGACTGTGTCCTGACCGACGACCGGGACGTTCTGGCCGCGCTCGGCGAGACGTGTCCGATCGTGTACGCCGTCGATCCGGCCACCAACGAATCGGTCGCACAACTCCGAGCGGACGGTGCCACCGACGTGATCGCCACGAGCACGATTCAGGAGCCGCCACTGGTGGCACATCGGCTTCGGCAGGCTCTCGAGTACGATTCGATGCGACGAGAGGACGACCGTCGCGTGGACTGGTACCAGGCATTGATCGAACAGTCCTCGGACCTGTTGGTCATCCTCGACGAGGGTGGTGAGGTCACGTACGTCAGTCCGGCGGTCGAACGCGTCGGCGGGTTCGATTCGTCCAGAATGCGCGGGGCGCACATGCTCGATTACGTCCACCCCGACGACATGCAGACGGTGGCCGACGCGTTCGAGGACGTTTGTGAGGCCGAGCGCGGCTCGACGCGGACCGTCGAATACACGTGTCAACACGCGGACGACACCTGGTACGTTCACAAGGCCGTCCTCACGAATCGACTCGGAGACGGGACCGTCGACGGGATCGTCGCCTCGATTCGAGACATCACGACGTATCACCGAATCGAACAGGAGCTCAGCAAGTCCTTCGAACGCGTTACCGACGCCTTCTACGCCCTCGACGCCGACAGGCGATTTACGTACGTCAACGATCGGACACTCGAATTGCTCGATATCGATGGCTCGGAGCTGCTCGGTCGGAAGGTTCTCGATGTGTTCCCGGAAATGGAGGGCTCGGCGTTCGAGACGGCAGCCGTCGCGGCGATGGACGACCAGGAGCCCCGGACGGTCGAAACGTACTTCGACCCCTACGGCGGCTGGGTCGAAGCACGGATCTATCCCTCCCCCTCGGGACTCTCGGTCTACTGGCGGGACGTCACCGAACGTGTCGAGCGGGAACAGGACTTGACCAAGCGGACCGAGCGGTTACAGACGCTGGTCGAGAACGTCCCCGTCATCCTGTTCGTTCTCGACGAGAACGGGACGCTCACGCTCTCGGAGGGACGGGGACTCGAAAACCTCGGCTTCGACTCCGAAGACGTCGTCGGCAAGTCGTTTTTCGACGTGCTGGAGGACTACCACGAGGCGTGTGCCGACGCGAGGACGGCCCTCGAAGGGGAGGCCGTCCACTCACGCAGACGGATCTCCGATCGCGTGCTCGAGACGTGGTATCGGCCGATAACGGACGGCGAGGGTGATACCGTCGATCGCGTGATCGGCATCGCGAACGACGTGACCGAACGGGTGCAGTATCAGGAGGCGCTCAATGCATTGCACGAGGCGACCAGTCACCTGCTGACCGTCGAATCGAAAGACGAGGCCTGCGAGTACATCGTCGACGTCGCAACCCACGTCCTCGAACTCGACAGCGTCGTCTATCGGTTCGACGAGCAGAACAACGAACTCGAGCCGGCGGCGGCCGCGTCGGCCCTCGAATCGGCCATCGGCCCGCCGCCGCGGCTCCAGCCAAACGACAGCATCACCTGGGAGTCGTTCGTGACCGGCGACGCCGTCGTCTACGACGACGTGAGATCCGACGGTCGGGTCTACGAGGAGGGGACCGCCGCCCGAAGTGGCCTCTACGTCCCGCTGGGTGAACACGGCGTTCTCGTCGCGCTCTCGACGACGGTCGGCGAGTACGACGACGAAACCGTCGAGCTCGCCCAGTTGTTCGCGACGGCGGCCGAGGCCGCACTCGATCGGATCGGCCGGACGCGCCGACTCCACGACCGCGAGCAGGAGCTCAAACGGCAGAATCAACATCTCGAGCGGCTCAACGACGCTAACGGGGTTCGACAGGATCTCGAACAGCTCCTCTTGCTGGCCGAATCCCGCACCGAGATCGAACGCGGAATCCCCGAGCGCCTCGCCGAACTCGAGGCGTGCTCGCTGGCCTGGATCGGCGAGCCAGACCCCAGTGGCAATCGGCTCCAGTCACGCTCCCACGCCGGTTTCGAGCGCGGGTATCTCGATGCCGTGACGGTGACGACGGTCGATAATTCGGCCGCCGAACCGGCGGGGCGGGCTGCTCGCACCCGAACGCCGGTCTACGTCGAGAACGTCGCGGAATCGGTACACGACGGAGACTGGCGGAGCGATGCCCTGTCGCGAAATTTCCAGTCCGTCTTCGCAGTGCCCCTCGTCTACGATGGGTTCCTCTATGGCGTCCTGTCGATCTACGGTGAGAAGCGGGACGGGTTCGACGAGACGCTTCGATCGATGCTGAGCGAACTCGGCGAAACGATCGCGTACGCGATCGACGCCGTCAAGCGAAAGAACGCGCTGGTCGGCGACAATTACACCGAGGTCGAACTCGAGGTCGCGGCCGATGCGACCCTCTGTCAGCTCGCGGCCTCGCTCGAGAGAGCCGTCACCTACGAGGGGGCGACGGTCCGCGCCAACGGCTCGCAGCTCGTCTTCGCCGCTGTCGAGGGAGCCGCCGACGGATCGGTGGCCGCCATCGACGAGACCACACTCGAGGGGATCAGTGGCGTGTCGACGATCGCCGAACACGAGGACGAAACGTTGCTCCAGATACAGCTCACCGATCCGTTTCTCGGATCGATCGCCGATTCACACGGCGCGCGGTTACGGGAGTTCGTCGCCGACGAATCCGGTGGTCGCGCGATCGTCGACGTCCCGGACGCCGTCGAGGTCCGCGACGTATTGGCCAATATCACCCGAAGCGGCCCGTCGGTCTCGATGGTCGCCAGACGCGAGCAACGCACGAACGATCCCGAGACGATCGACGGCCCCGCGCGCAACACCTTGCTCGAGACGTTTACGGATCGGCAGCGGGAGGTCGTCCAGACGGCCTACCACGGCGGATTTTTCGAGTGGCCCCGGCAGGCAAACGGCGAGGAAATCGCCGGCTCGCTGGACATTTCCCCGCCCGCGTTTCACAAACACGTCCGGTCGGCCGAGCGAAAGCTGTTCGCGGCCCTGTTCGAGGGGACGACCGGTGAGGAGTTAACTGATTAA
- a CDS encoding gamma-glutamyltransferase family protein: protein MDDSVDLDRFDSRRSTVYAARGMVATSQPLAAEAGISILRDGGNAFDAAVATAAALNVVEPTSTGLGGDVFALYRTADGEVGAMRSCGGAPTDATIDAVRSALEADDDPERYYPASRGYAVDGDASGDELGMPFLGPHAVTVPGTARGWEATVERLGRKSLATVLEPAIEYATEGYPVSPVIAHHWSSAEELFVDDHAREAYLFDGESPEPGQTVRLPNLGESLQTIADSGADVVYEGAIADEIVAEIRAAGGFMTKDDLAAFEPEFVDPVSTSYNGATVYELPPNNQGLIALEALNIAEAIDAGGHDYDSSERVHAFAEATKLAFVDGHHYVADPAFESVPPLASKAYARERARAIEPEPIRDPEIGVPNASAEDSDTVLLTVGDDEGNLVSYINSRFAGFGSGLVAGDTGIALQNRGASFSLDPDHPNSLEPGKRPFHTLVPAIAKLGDDDWMAFGVMGGYMQPQGHVQVLSNVVDYGLSPQAALDAPRWRYREEGTLGVEERLPNTAELARTGHDVRVLPPVMFGGAQLVRRRGATLAGATEPRKDGLVIGY from the coding sequence CCTGGATCGGTTCGACTCGCGGCGCTCGACCGTCTACGCCGCCCGCGGGATGGTTGCGACGAGCCAACCGCTCGCGGCGGAGGCCGGCATCTCGATCCTCCGCGACGGCGGCAACGCCTTCGACGCCGCGGTCGCGACCGCAGCCGCGTTGAACGTCGTCGAACCTACCTCGACGGGGCTGGGCGGCGACGTCTTCGCACTCTATCGGACCGCCGACGGCGAAGTCGGCGCGATGCGTTCCTGTGGCGGTGCCCCGACCGACGCGACGATCGACGCCGTCAGGAGCGCTCTCGAGGCCGACGACGATCCCGAGCGCTATTACCCCGCGTCCCGTGGCTACGCCGTCGACGGCGACGCGAGCGGGGACGAGCTCGGGATGCCCTTCCTCGGGCCCCACGCGGTGACGGTCCCCGGTACCGCTCGGGGCTGGGAGGCGACCGTCGAGCGACTGGGGCGGAAATCGCTGGCGACGGTTCTCGAGCCCGCGATCGAATACGCGACCGAGGGGTATCCCGTCTCGCCGGTGATCGCCCACCACTGGTCGAGCGCCGAGGAGTTGTTCGTGGACGATCACGCCCGCGAGGCGTACCTCTTCGACGGCGAGAGCCCGGAACCGGGGCAGACGGTTCGATTGCCGAACCTCGGCGAGTCGTTGCAAACGATCGCCGACAGCGGGGCCGACGTCGTCTACGAGGGAGCGATCGCCGACGAGATCGTCGCGGAGATTCGGGCGGCGGGCGGCTTCATGACGAAAGACGATCTCGCGGCGTTCGAACCCGAGTTCGTCGACCCCGTGAGTACGAGCTACAACGGCGCGACGGTCTACGAACTCCCGCCGAACAACCAGGGGCTGATCGCCCTCGAGGCGCTGAACATCGCCGAGGCGATCGACGCGGGGGGACACGACTACGACTCGTCGGAACGGGTCCACGCCTTCGCCGAAGCGACGAAGCTCGCGTTCGTCGACGGCCACCACTACGTCGCGGATCCGGCCTTCGAGTCGGTCCCGCCCCTCGCCTCGAAAGCCTACGCTCGAGAGCGGGCGCGGGCGATCGAGCCGGAGCCGATACGGGACCCCGAGATCGGGGTTCCGAACGCGAGCGCCGAGGATTCGGACACCGTGCTCTTGACCGTCGGCGACGACGAGGGCAACCTCGTCTCCTACATCAACTCCCGCTTTGCCGGCTTCGGGAGCGGCCTGGTCGCCGGCGACACCGGCATCGCGCTCCAGAATCGCGGGGCGTCGTTCTCGCTCGATCCCGACCATCCGAACAGCCTCGAGCCGGGCAAACGCCCGTTTCACACGCTCGTGCCCGCGATCGCGAAGTTGGGCGACGACGACTGGATGGCGTTTGGCGTCATGGGCGGCTACATGCAGCCCCAGGGTCACGTCCAGGTGCTCTCGAACGTCGTCGACTACGGGCTGTCGCCACAGGCCGCACTCGACGCACCACGCTGGCGATACCGCGAGGAGGGAACGCTCGGCGTCGAAGAACGACTGCCGAATACGGCCGAACTCGCACGGACGGGACACGACGTTCGGGTCCTCCCCCCGGTCATGTTCGGCGGTGCACAGCTCGTTCGTCGACGAGGAGCGACCCTCGCCGGGGCGACCGAGCCGCGCAAGGACGGGCTCGTGATCGGCTATTAG